GGCGGCATCAGGCGAAGTGGTCGAACGACGCGAACTGCCGCGCGATGCGATGACCCGTTGCGTCGAACAGCCGCAGGCCCGGCGCCGCCTCGATGCGGCCGATGCGCGTGACGCGCGTGCCCGCCGCGCGGGCGGCGGCTTCGACCTGCTGCCGGCGGTCCGCCGCCGCGGTGAATAGCAGCTCATAGTCGTCACCGCCCGCCAGCACCCACTCCAGCCGGGTGTCCGGATCGAGCTGCACCGCGCAGTCCATCAGCGCCAGGCAGGCGCCGGCGTCGATCGCCGCCCCCACGGCGCTGGCCCGCAGCACGTGGCGCAGGTCGCCGAGCAGTCCGTCGCTCACATCGATGCAGGCCGTGGCCAGGCCGCGCAGCGCCTGCCCGAGCGCCACGCGCGGCGTCGGCAGGTCCAGGCGGGCGCGCGCCCGCTCCAGGGCATCGGCCGGCACCGACAGCGCACCCCGGGACACTTCGAGCGCGAGCCGGGCGTCGCCCAGGCTGCCGCTGACATAGAGGTCGTCGCCGGCCCGGGCGCCCGATCGCAGCAGGGCCTGTCCGGCCGGGACTTCGCCGAACACCGTGATGCAGATGTTCAGCGGGCCGCGCGTGGTGTCGCCGCCGACCAGCTCGCACTCGTGGGCCTCGGCCAGCGCGAACAGGCCGCGCGCGAACGGCGCCAGCCAGGCTTCGTCGGCCTGCGGCAGCGACAAGGCCAGCGTGAATGCGAGCGGCTGCGCGCCGCAGGCCGCCAGGTCGCTCAGGTTGACGGCCAGGGCCTTGTGGCCGAGCCGGGCCGGGTCGACGGCCGGAAGGAAATGGCGGCCTTCGACCAGCATGTCGCTGGACACTGCCAGCTGCATGCCCGCGGCCGGCGCCAGCAGCGCGCAGTCGTCGCCCACGCCCAGCGCATTGCGGCGCGCCGGGCGCTTGAAGAAGCGTTCGATGAGGTCGAATTCACCCATCGCGCCATTGTCGCGCCAAAGGCGGGACGCATCGCGCTAACGTGCCTCGCGAAACCGCAGCGCGCCCTGGCGCACGACCTCGGCCAGCAGGCGTTCGCGCCCCTGCTTCTCGCGCAGCCAGCGCGCGTCGTTGGTGCCGTGCTCGGCGTCTTCCCACAGCATCTGCACGCCGTAGGCCGCACCCACGCGCCGCGCGTGCGGCATGACCTGGCGCAGCGTGAGGCCAATGTGCTCGCGCAGCGGCATGTGCTGGCCGCTGACCGGGTCCACGTACACCGCGTCCAGCCCGAAGCGGCAGGCCTGGAAGCGGTTGTAGGTGTAGACCATGTAGTCGTCCTCCTCCGGCATGAAGGGCTGCTCCTGCAGGAACCAGGCCGCCAGCGACTGCACCAGGCCGGCCAGCGCCGCCGCCCGGTCGATGGTGAGCGGCGTGTCGAACACCCGGATTTCGATGGTGCCGTATTCCGGCTTGGGACGGATGTCCCAGTAGAAGTCCTTCATGCTCTTGACCACGCCGGTGCGCGTGGTCTTGTTGAAGAACTTCTCGAACTCGCACCAGCGCAGCGTGAACGGGGCGCGGCCCGACATCGGGAAGGCGAACACCGAGTTCAGGCGCGCCGAGTCGAATTGCGTGTCCTGGCCCTGCACGTAGGGCGAGCTGGCCGACAGCGCGATGAAGTGCGGGATGTAGCGCGACATGCGATGCAGCATCAGCAGCGCGGAATCGGCGTCGGGGCAGCCGACGTGCACGTGCTGGCCGAAGATGGTGAACTGCTTGGACAGGTAGCCGTACAGCTCGGACAGCTCGCGAAAGCGCGGCTTGTCGTAGATGCGCTGCTCGTGCCACTGCTGGAAGGGGTGCGTGCCCCCGCCCACCACGGCGATGTTGAGGCGGTCGGCGCACTTGACGAGCGCATCGCGGATGGCCGACAGCTCGTCGTGCACCTGCACCGCCGAGCGGCAGATGCCGGTGGACACCTCGATCATGCTGGAGGTCATTTCGGGAACGACCGAGCCGGGCAGCCGGAAGCGGGACATCAGCCGCAGCATCTCGTCGGAATAGGGCGCCAGGTCGTAGTCGTGGGTGTTCACCAGCTGCAGTTCGAGCTCCACGCCGAGCGACAGCGGCGCCGACTCGCCAAAGGGTCCGAGCGCCGGCGCTTCGCCGGGCGTGGCGACGGGCACCTCGACGTGCTTAAGAACCCTTGCCACGCAGCGGCTCCCCGGCCAGGTCCGCGCCT
Above is a window of Ramlibacter tataouinensis DNA encoding:
- the thiL gene encoding thiamine-phosphate kinase, translated to MGEFDLIERFFKRPARRNALGVGDDCALLAPAAGMQLAVSSDMLVEGRHFLPAVDPARLGHKALAVNLSDLAACGAQPLAFTLALSLPQADEAWLAPFARGLFALAEAHECELVGGDTTRGPLNICITVFGEVPAGQALLRSGARAGDDLYVSGSLGDARLALEVSRGALSVPADALERARARLDLPTPRVALGQALRGLATACIDVSDGLLGDLRHVLRASAVGAAIDAGACLALMDCAVQLDPDTRLEWVLAGGDDYELLFTAAADRRQQVEAAARAAGTRVTRIGRIEAAPGLRLFDATGHRIARQFASFDHFA
- a CDS encoding YbdK family carboxylate-amine ligase — its product is MPVATPGEAPALGPFGESAPLSLGVELELQLVNTHDYDLAPYSDEMLRLMSRFRLPGSVVPEMTSSMIEVSTGICRSAVQVHDELSAIRDALVKCADRLNIAVVGGGTHPFQQWHEQRIYDKPRFRELSELYGYLSKQFTIFGQHVHVGCPDADSALLMLHRMSRYIPHFIALSASSPYVQGQDTQFDSARLNSVFAFPMSGRAPFTLRWCEFEKFFNKTTRTGVVKSMKDFYWDIRPKPEYGTIEIRVFDTPLTIDRAAALAGLVQSLAAWFLQEQPFMPEEDDYMVYTYNRFQACRFGLDAVYVDPVSGQHMPLREHIGLTLRQVMPHARRVGAAYGVQMLWEDAEHGTNDARWLREKQGRERLLAEVVRQGALRFREAR